The following proteins are encoded in a genomic region of Gordonia westfalica:
- a CDS encoding tape measure protein codes for MSTALGTALGIGVSKAAGAASKVLQDALSAGYNRITTLEKADIQFRNMGLSAGDTKRQLADLNDIVTGTSTSLADAAAAAAMLGGAGVAAGDDMNNAVKALVNISAASGASAQDIGLVMMQIKASGKLMGSEALQLAQRGVPIYDLIAKSIGKTTAEVRTLGEEGKISFDQVVTAINQGTGNLAKEMGETLPAKLANFRTAMGRLSAAGMEPFLLRAKGGVVGLTEAVNDLTPKMKDFALAADAKIFDQWVPQLKGLYATLEGSGALDRAAETFTALWDSLMELGPAARTIGAALAEASASLGVGGWQVFLATVQTASGILQGLAPVLQTVGDLMEAHPGYVTAALAAWLAFRTVPAILGRVTTALGPMHTGISRVGTAFGGVRPAIGNFTDAYRTSLGYIRQANPQLSTAGAHIRVLGANAGMAASGGLSALRGAAGGLSAALGGPLNIALMAGAAYLMMGAQAHADATQKAKAQSQAVKELAESQRLMGAAFRESRGA; via the coding sequence ATGTCCACCGCCCTCGGCACGGCGCTGGGGATTGGCGTGTCGAAGGCGGCGGGCGCAGCATCGAAGGTGCTGCAGGATGCCCTGTCGGCAGGCTACAACCGGATCACCACCCTGGAGAAGGCGGACATCCAGTTCCGCAATATGGGGCTGTCGGCCGGTGACACGAAGCGTCAGCTTGCCGATCTGAATGACATCGTCACCGGCACCTCGACTTCGCTGGCTGATGCAGCGGCGGCAGCAGCGATGCTGGGCGGTGCTGGCGTGGCGGCGGGCGACGACATGAACAACGCTGTGAAGGCGTTGGTGAACATCTCTGCGGCCTCTGGCGCCTCGGCGCAGGACATCGGCCTCGTGATGATGCAGATCAAGGCGTCGGGCAAGTTGATGGGCTCGGAGGCGTTGCAGCTGGCCCAGCGCGGCGTGCCGATCTATGACCTCATTGCGAAGTCGATCGGCAAGACGACTGCCGAGGTCCGCACCCTCGGCGAAGAGGGCAAGATCTCGTTCGACCAGGTCGTCACGGCGATCAACCAGGGCACCGGCAACCTCGCGAAGGAGATGGGCGAGACCCTTCCCGCGAAGCTCGCCAACTTCCGGACCGCGATGGGCCGCCTGTCGGCTGCGGGCATGGAGCCGTTCCTTCTCCGCGCCAAGGGCGGCGTTGTCGGCCTGACCGAAGCAGTAAACGATCTCACCCCGAAGATGAAGGATTTCGCGCTCGCCGCGGACGCCAAGATCTTCGACCAGTGGGTGCCGCAGCTCAAGGGTCTGTATGCAACCCTCGAGGGCTCGGGAGCTCTTGATCGAGCGGCCGAAACCTTTACGGCGCTGTGGGATTCACTGATGGAACTCGGTCCTGCAGCGCGTACGATTGGGGCGGCACTCGCGGAAGCGTCTGCGTCGCTCGGCGTCGGCGGCTGGCAGGTGTTCCTGGCGACGGTCCAGACGGCGTCGGGGATTCTGCAAGGACTCGCCCCGGTGCTTCAGACTGTCGGCGATCTCATGGAGGCGCATCCGGGTTACGTCACCGCAGCGCTCGCGGCGTGGTTGGCGTTCCGAACCGTGCCCGCAATCCTGGGGCGCGTCACGACGGCGCTCGGCCCGATGCATACGGGAATCAGTCGTGTCGGAACGGCGTTCGGCGGTGTGCGTCCGGCAATCGGCAACTTCACCGACGCCTATCGGACCTCGCTTGGCTACATCCGGCAGGCGAACCCGCAGCTCTCGACGGCCGGCGCCCATATCCGCGTCCTTGGTGCCAACGCGGGAATGGCCGCTTCCGGCGGACTCAGCGCACTACGTGGGGCGGCCGGTGGACTGTCTGCGGCATTGGGCGGCCCTTTGAATATCGCGCTCATGGCTGGTGCCGCATATCTGATGATGGGCGCGCAGGCTCACGCCGATGCGACGCAGAAGGCGAAGGCTCAGTCGCAGGCGGTGAAGGAGCTTGCGGAGTCCCAGAGGCTGATGGGTGCCGCTTTCCGTGAGTCCCGCGGTGCATGA
- a CDS encoding endonuclease domain-containing protein, with product MQTVCDSHRVQLDRHGELRPDTWSKEWVCVVCGAGVPKGSGRRKHCSRGCQQTDSRYNGRRPTTAKCRLCGQDFSLQRRTGARLQRTDTQWCRTCGRESPEARRYLKYGITPEEYAAAMNRGCDICGERVGALHIDHDHSCCPPRSKQWRTCGQCVRGFLCGSCNRGLGLLKDDPNVLRSAIEYLGRKA from the coding sequence ATGCAGACGGTGTGCGACTCGCACCGGGTTCAGCTTGATCGCCACGGCGAACTCCGGCCGGACACGTGGTCGAAGGAATGGGTGTGCGTCGTTTGCGGGGCAGGTGTCCCGAAGGGGTCGGGGCGCCGTAAGCACTGCTCGAGGGGCTGTCAGCAAACCGACTCTCGATACAACGGGCGTCGCCCAACGACGGCGAAATGTCGGCTATGCGGGCAGGACTTCTCCCTACAGCGGCGCACCGGGGCGAGGCTTCAGCGCACCGACACTCAGTGGTGCCGCACCTGCGGTAGAGAATCCCCCGAAGCGCGCCGATATCTGAAGTACGGAATCACCCCGGAGGAGTACGCGGCCGCGATGAATCGGGGCTGCGACATCTGCGGCGAGCGCGTGGGGGCGCTACATATCGACCATGACCACAGCTGCTGCCCTCCACGGAGTAAGCAGTGGCGAACCTGCGGGCAGTGCGTCCGCGGATTCCTCTGCGGATCGTGCAACCGCGGATTGGGCCTACTGAAGGATGACCCGAACGTGCTGCGAAGCGCGATCGAGTACCTCGGTCGAAAGGCCTAG
- a CDS encoding tape measure protein, translating into MSTALGTALGIGVSKAAGAASKVLQDALSAGYNRITTLEKADIQFRNMGLSAGDTKRQLADLNDIVTGTSTSLADAAAAAAMLGGAGVAAGDDMNNAVKALVNISAASGASAQDIGLVMMQIKASGKLMGSEALQLAQRGVPIYDLIAKSIGKTTAEVRTLGEEGKISFDQVVTAINQGTGNLAKEMGETLPAKLANFRTAMGRLSAAGMEPFLLRAKGGVVGLTEAVNDLTPKMKDFALAADAKIFDQWVPQLKGLYATLEGSGALDRAAETFTALWDSLMELGPAARTIGAALAEASASLGVGGWQVFLATVQTASGILQGLAPVLQTVGDLMEAHPGYVTAALAAWLAFRTVPAILGRVTTALGPMHTGISRVGTAFGGVRPAIGNFTDAYRTSLGYIRQANPQLSTAGAHIRVLGANAGMAASGGLSALRGAAGGLSAALGGPLNIALMAGAAYLMMGAQAHADATQKAKAQSQAVKELAESQRLMGAAFRESRGAMNDDTWAKAAEQVGAYQKTLSTAADQHKSTWEQLKEVGGLFKMASGSNEVLNENASEPWRLKRRSAISGCPTKKSPALCTAPTDSGSCLVTDLPPLARGGIMAAGSSQIRELAAAMMPPSPVAASRSPSSFHCPSEPYRERRLLRWTSRDRGSPFQPPWLARRSHSALRSSRMHLEEAADLFELFHVDLC; encoded by the coding sequence ATGTCCACCGCCCTCGGCACGGCGCTGGGGATTGGCGTGTCGAAGGCGGCGGGCGCAGCATCGAAGGTGCTGCAGGATGCCCTGTCGGCAGGCTACAACCGGATCACCACCCTGGAGAAGGCGGACATCCAGTTCCGCAATATGGGGCTGTCGGCCGGTGACACGAAGCGTCAGCTTGCCGATCTGAATGACATCGTCACCGGCACCTCGACTTCGCTGGCTGATGCAGCGGCGGCAGCAGCGATGCTGGGCGGTGCTGGCGTGGCGGCGGGCGACGACATGAACAACGCTGTGAAGGCGTTGGTGAACATCTCTGCGGCCTCTGGCGCCTCGGCGCAGGACATCGGCCTCGTGATGATGCAGATCAAGGCGTCGGGCAAGTTGATGGGCTCGGAGGCGTTGCAGCTGGCCCAGCGCGGCGTGCCGATCTATGACCTCATTGCGAAGTCGATCGGCAAGACGACTGCCGAGGTCCGCACCCTCGGCGAAGAGGGCAAGATCTCGTTCGACCAGGTCGTCACGGCGATCAACCAGGGCACCGGCAACCTCGCGAAGGAGATGGGCGAGACCCTTCCCGCGAAGCTCGCCAACTTCCGGACCGCGATGGGCCGCCTGTCGGCTGCGGGCATGGAGCCGTTCCTTCTCCGCGCCAAGGGCGGCGTTGTCGGCCTGACCGAAGCAGTAAACGATCTCACCCCGAAGATGAAGGATTTCGCGCTCGCCGCGGACGCCAAGATCTTCGACCAGTGGGTGCCGCAGCTCAAGGGTCTGTATGCAACCCTCGAGGGCTCGGGAGCTCTTGATCGAGCGGCCGAAACCTTTACGGCGCTGTGGGATTCACTGATGGAACTCGGTCCTGCAGCGCGTACGATTGGGGCGGCACTCGCGGAAGCGTCTGCGTCGCTCGGCGTCGGCGGCTGGCAGGTGTTCCTGGCGACGGTCCAGACGGCGTCGGGGATTCTGCAAGGACTCGCCCCGGTGCTTCAGACTGTCGGCGATCTCATGGAGGCGCATCCGGGTTACGTCACCGCAGCGCTCGCGGCGTGGTTGGCGTTCCGAACCGTGCCCGCAATCCTGGGGCGCGTCACGACGGCGCTCGGCCCGATGCATACGGGAATCAGTCGTGTCGGAACGGCGTTCGGCGGTGTGCGTCCGGCAATCGGCAACTTCACCGACGCCTATCGGACCTCGCTTGGCTACATCCGGCAGGCGAACCCGCAGCTCTCGACGGCCGGCGCCCATATCCGCGTCCTTGGTGCCAACGCGGGAATGGCCGCTTCCGGCGGACTCAGCGCACTACGTGGGGCGGCCGGTGGACTGTCTGCGGCATTGGGCGGCCCTTTGAATATCGCGCTCATGGCTGGTGCCGCATATCTGATGATGGGCGCGCAGGCTCACGCCGATGCGACGCAGAAGGCGAAGGCTCAGTCGCAGGCGGTGAAGGAGCTTGCGGAGTCCCAGAGGCTGATGGGTGCCGCTTTCCGTGAGTCCCGCGGTGCCATGAACGATGACACCTGGGCCAAGGCTGCGGAACAGGTTGGGGCGTACCAGAAGACGCTGAGCACTGCCGCCGATCAGCACAAGTCGACGTGGGAACAGCTCAAAGAGGTCGGCGGCCTCTTCAAGATGGCATCCGGCTCGAACGAAGTGCTGAATGAGAACGCGAGCGAGCCATGGCGGCTGAAAAGGCGATCCGCGATCTCGGGATGTCCAACGAAGAAGTCGCCCGCTCTCTGTACGGCTCCGACGGACAGTGGAAGCTGCTTGGTGACCGACTTGCCGCCACTGGCGAGGGGCGGCATCATGGCGGCGGGCAGCTCTCAGATCCGAGAGCTGGCCGCCGCCATGATGCCGCCCTCGCCAGTGGCGGCAAGTCGGTCACCAAGCAGCTTCCACTGTCCGTCGGAGCCGTACAGAGAGCGGCGACTTCTTCGTTGGACATCCCGAGATCGCGGATCGCCTTTTCAGCCGCCATGGCTCGCTCGGCGTTCTCATTCAGCACTTCGTTCGAGCCGGATGCATCTTGAAGAGGCCGCCGACCTCTTTGAGCTGTTCCACGTCGACTTGTGCTGA
- a CDS encoding endonuclease domain-containing protein: MPEARRYLKYGITPEEYAAAMNRGCDICGERVGALHIDHDHSCCPPRSKQWRTCGQCVRGFLCGSCNRGLGLLKDDPNVLRSAIEYLGRKA; this comes from the coding sequence ATCCCCGAAGCGCGCCGATATCTGAAGTACGGAATCACCCCGGAGGAGTACGCGGCCGCGATGAATCGGGGCTGCGACATCTGCGGCGAGCGCGTGGGGGCGCTACATATCGACCATGACCACAGCTGCTGCCCTCCACGGAGTAAGCAGTGGCGAACCTGCGGGCAGTGCGTCCGCGGATTCCTCTGCGGATCGTGCAACCGCGGATTGGGCCTACTGAAGGATGACCCGAACGTGCTGCGAAGCGCGATCGAGTACCTCGGTCGAAAGGCCTAG